The genomic DNA CATCGGCCTGGCATCGGATCGCGTTCCGGACCTCGTCGACGTGAATCGACGGCTCGGGGCGCGCACGGGATGGCGCGCGGTGGGCGTGGCGGGCTTCATCCCCGCCGCCCAGTTCTTCCGGTGTCTGGCGCAACGCCGCTTCCCGACGACGCTCTCGGTGCGGCCGCGAAGCCAGCTCGATTATCTGCCGGAGCCCGACATTTTCCACGACGTGTTCGGCCACGTGCCCCTGCACGCCGAGCCCATCTTCGCGGATTTCCTGCAGCGGTTCGGCGAGTTGGGCGCGGCCGCGCGGAACGAACAGGAAACCGAAGCGCTCGCCCGGCTGTTCTGGTTCACGGTCGAATTCGGGCTGATCGAGGAGGGCGAAGGCCCGCACGTCTACGGCAGCGGCCTCATCTCCTCCCACGGCGACGCGGCCAACGCGTTAGGCCCGTCCTGCGAACGGCGGCCGTTCAGCCTCGATGCCGTCATCGCGCAGCCGTTCGAGATCGACCACTTCCAACCGGTGCTGTTCGTGGTGCCGTCGTTCGATTCGTTGTACCGGGCGGTGGAAGAGTTAGGCGCACGGTTCGCATCGTGAGCCCGGCCGTCTGCCGGGCCACGATGCGCAGGCCGGCCTACTGAACCGGCGAGCCCGCCGCGAACGTGAGGACGATGCCCTGGACGTCGGCGCCGGCAAACGCCGCCGTGGGCCCGGCGCCGCCCGTGCCAAACTCGGGAACGGTGCTCGTGATGTTGAACGCGATGTGCATGGTTTCCTGGGCGCACGTGACGCCGGTCGGCGCCTGGTAGGCGCCGCAGCCTCCGTTAGGCCCGTCGCCCGTGACGGTGACGACGCCCTGCGTCGGGGCCCAGGTGAGGCTGCTGTCGCCCGAGACCTGAAACACGAATCCGGTGGCGCTGGTGCCCGACGAACCGTCGAACGAACCGCTCGCCGCGTCCGAGCCCGGCGCGAAGACATCCAGGATCATGAACGTCTGCGGATCCGATGGATTGTCGAAGGCCAGGACGTCGAACTCGGGTCCGAAGCCCGGCGAGCCGGAGAACACTCGCTTGAGTCCGAACGCGTAGAACGGGCCGGCGCCGAGATCGCCGCTCAGGTTAATGGCGCTGACGCCGACGCCGGCCTGGATGCCGACCATGATGGAATCTGCCAGATCGGAAATCCCCGGATTGCTCGCGGCGATTTGCTGGAGTCGCTGCGTCATGGCCTGCGCCTGCGCCGACGTCAGTTGCAGCGTTGGCGGCTTGGGCGACGTCGCCGACTGACTCGAGCAAGCGGCCAGCAACGTCAGCACGCCGGCGACGGAGCATGGACGGACCGAAAGGATGCGCATGGGACCTGTACGGTGGATGTGGAATGGTTCCAACCGCGTCGCGGCCGTGACGCGGCCACCCCTTGTACCCGTGCTTTGCTGCGTTGGTCACCTGGTCGCAAGCGACCAACGCCCGCCCCGTGAAGCCTGCACTTCACCCCGTCGCCGGGCCGATTCAAGTGCGCGCGGCGCATCCGTGATACTCAGCGGCCTAACGCGTCGCGCGCGCCGTTCCCCGCAATGCCTTCCACTTCGCCAGCACCGCCTCGGATTCCGCGCGGGCGTGGTCGCAGGCGGCCACTTCCGCGGCCGTCGGCGTAGTCTCGGCGCCCTGCATGGCCATTGCCGCTTCCATGAGCGAGCTGCTCGCGCTCTGCAGCGTAGGCGGCGCGTTGCGCGCGACGCGCCGGCCGAAGGCGAACTGGCGCGGGCCGGTCGCCGGCGGCGGCGCCAACGAGTCGAGCTTGGCGCGCAACGCGCTCGTCGAGTCGGTGCGCTCAGCCAGCGCGCGCGCCGAGTCGTACGCGGCCTGCGTCGCGACCGCGCGATCGTACATGTCGCGCGACAGCGCGGCGAGGCGGGTGAGGCCCAGCGCGGGCGTCTTGACGCGCGGGTCGAGGCGCACCGTGAGCGGTTGCGTGTAGCTGCGGCCGTTCACCGTTAGGCGCACGGTGTAGCGGCCGGGGGGCGCCCACGGGGCGTACGGCTGGGGGTACGTGTGGTGCGGCACGGCGCCGGTCGCGTCCTCGTCGCCGCGGGACGGCGACGCCATGCCCGGCACCGGCTGATAGTGCAGGTCCCACGAGAACCGGTGCATGCCGCGCTTGGTCGACAGCACGATCGGCGGCGCGGGCCAGTAAAGCGGCAGCGCGCAGTAGGGCGCCGTTGGGCGCTCGTGACACACCAGGTCGTAGGCCGCCGGGTCGGTCGCGGGTTCCGGGTTCGGCACCGAGTCGTCGCTCGAGTAGGAGCGCACGACTTTCCCGGCCCCGTCGAGGATGTCGAGCGTCACCGCGGTCGGCGCATCTGATGCGAGATAGTAATCGATGATGCCGCCCGGCATCGGATTCTCGCCGGCCGGCAGCTCGGGCGGCCACGGCGTCGGGTCGTTGGTGGCGAATCGCACGCGGACCGCGGTCGCCGGCTTGTACAGGTACACGTCCTGCGCGGCCAGTGCCTGCGCTTCCTGCCTGAGCGGCGTCACATCATCCAGAATCCAGAAGCCGCGGCCGTGCGTGCCGGCGATGAGGTCGGAACAGAGACAGGCGCTGTCGTCCTTGAGCTGGAGGTCGCGCACGGAAATCGCCGGCATATTGAGGCGCAGCGACTGCCAGTGGTCGCCATCGTCGAACGACACCCAGACCTGGGTCTCGGTCGCCGCGTAGAGTAATCCTTTCTGCCGCGGATCTTCGCGAATCGAGTTCGCCGCGGCGCCCGGCGCGATCCCGTTGTCGATTTCCGTCCACGTCTTGCCGCCATCATGCGTGCGGAAGAAGTGGGGGTTCGCGTCGTCGATTCGCATCGTGTTGGCGGCGGCGTACGCCGTGCGATCGTCGAAGTGGCCGGCGTCGATGTTGAAGATGCGCGTCCACGGTTTGATGGCGGGCGGTGTGACGTTGGTCCAGGTGACGCCGCCGTTCATGGTGACCTGGATGTTGCCGTCGTCGGTGCCGGCCCAGAGGACGCGCGCGGACCGCGGCGACGGCGCGAGCGCGGTGATCGTGCCTAACGGCGACGCGGTGACGCCGGTCGCGTACTTGCCGGCGGATGCGGGCACGGTCCAGGACTGGCGGGCGAGATCGGGGCTGATGCGCGTCCACGAGTGCGCGTGGTCGGCCGATTTCCAGACGACGTTGGAGGTGTAGTAGAGGACGTTGGCATCTTCGGGCGACCACACGATGGGCATCGTGCGGACGTTGCGATTGTACGTGTCCCCGTTAGGCCCCGGCCCGCTCATGTCGGGACCGACGTAGGTCGTCTGGCCGGTCTTGCGGTTGTACAGCGAGACGTTGGTCCGCATGCTGCCGTACACGAGATCCGGGTCGCGCGGATCGGGCGCGGCCACCCCGTACTCCTGGATGTTCACCGGGTGCCAGTCGTGGAACGTGATTTCGCCGTCGTCGGAGCGGCTCTTTACGCACGCGGAGCCCGAGTCCTGCTGGCCGCCGCAGACGCGGTACACGAACGTGTTGTCGGTAGACACGTGATACATCGCGGCCGTCGGCTGCGTGTACCAGTTGCTCCACGACTGGCCGCGATTGGCGGACACCACGCCGCCCTGGTCGCTCACCTGGATGATGATGTTCGGGTTGAGCGGATTGATCCACGTCTTCTGATAGTCGTCGCCGCCGGGCGCACCGCGCACGGCGGACCAAGTGATGCCGCCGTCCTCGGTGCGCCAGAGCACCGTGGAGGAGCTGTACACCACGTTCTCATCCTTGGGATCGACGATGATGGTCGGCAGGTCGCCCCCGCCGATGCGGACCAACGGGCGCGGGTCGACGGGGCGGCTCGTTAGGCCGGGACCATCGACGAGCGTCCAGTGCGCGCCGGCGTCGCTGGACTTGTAGAACGCGACCACGCCGGCGCCGTAGCCGGCCGCGACGACGCCCGGCCGGTTGGACGGCTGCGCGACCATCGCGTAGACGACGTTCGGATTGCTGCGCGAAATCGCGATGTTGGCCTCGAGCACCGACGGCGGCAGTCCGTCCTTGAGCTCGGTCCACGTCGTGCCGCCGTCCGTGGACTTGTACAGGCCGCCCGAATTGCCGCCGAACCCGCCGCCTTCGCGGAATTCCTCCTGCTGCTGCCAGAGCGACGCGTACACCACCATCGGATTGGACGGATCGATGTGCACGTCGTTGGCGCTCGTGTACTCATCCTTGTACAACACTTTGGTGAACGTGTGACCGCCATCGGTCGATCGGAACACGCCGCGCTGTTCGTTAGGCCCGTAGGGATGGCCGAGCGCGGCGACGAAGACGCGGTCGGGATTGAACGGGTCGACGTCCACGGCCGCGATCATCTGGCTGTCGTCGAGGCCGATGTGCGTCCACGTCTTGCCGGCGTCGGTGGATTTGTACATGCCGTTGCCGGTCGCCAGATCGGGTCGAATGATGCCGGCGCCCGTGCCGACGTAGATGATGTTCGGGTTGGACGGCGCGACCGCGATCGCCCCGATCGAGCCGGTCGGCTGGTTGTCGAAGATGGGGGTCCAGGTCGAGCCGTAGTCGGTCGAGCGCCACACGCCGCCGTTGTCGAACCCGATGTAGGCGACGTTGGGCTGGCTGGCCGCGCCCGATACGGCGCGTGCGCGGCCGGCCCGCGTTGGGCCGATCTCGCGCCAGTGCATGTCCGAATACAGATCGGTCGACTGCGTGCGCGCCGTGGCCGGTGCGACGGCCGCGGCGAGGAGGAAAAGGATCAGGCAAGAGATGGACGTGCGCACGAAAACGGCCTCGACGATAGAGCGAAAAGGATGACGACGTGACGTCCGTGACCGCGAGGAATATGGGGCTGGGACACGCGCGCGGCTATGCAGAAGCACGCCGCGATTGCGCCCCATGTCCGCCAATTCTATCGTAGCGGAGCCTTCCTCCGGTGGTGCGCATGACTACGCCCGAGCTCCTCGCGTTCATGCAGGGGAACAAACTCGCAGTACAAGCGTCGGTGTCGGCGACGAGCGCGGCTCAGGCGGCCGTGGTGGGCATCGCGGTCACCGATGCGCTCGAGGTGGTATTCGACACGCTCGACTCGACGCGCAAAGTGGCGAATCTGCGCACGAATCCGCGGCTCGCGTTCGTGATCGGCGGCGCGGTGCCCGGCGACGAACGCACGGTGCAGTACGAAGGCGTGGCGGACGAGCCGACTGGCCCGGAGTGCGAGCGGATCCGCGCGGCGTATTTCAGCGCGTGGCCGGATGGCCGCTCGCGTGCCAACTGGCCCGGGCTCATCTACGTACGCGTGCGTCCGACCTGGATCCGCTACAGCGATTTCAACCAGAACCCGCCGCTGGTGGTCGAATTCGACGCGCGCCAGTTATCGCCGGCGGTTTCGGCAATCCGTTAGGCAGCAATGATCGAAGTGGTGGTCGCGGACATCACGACGATGCCGACGGACGCGATCGTAAACGCCGCGAACAGCGGCCTCGCGGGCGGCGGCGGCGTGGACGGCGCGATCCACCGGCGCGCCGGACCGGCGCTCGCGCGCGCCGCGACGACGCTGGGCCCCTGCCCCGCCGGCCACGCGGTGATCACACCGGGCTTTGGTCTGCTCGCCCGCTATGTGATCCATGCCGTCGGCCCAGTGTGGCACGGCGGACATCGGGATGAAGCCGCGGTGCTCGCCCGCGCCTACGAGCGCAGCTTCGCGCTCGCACGCGCACAGCAAGACATCCGATCGATCGCGTTCCCCGCCATTTCCACCGGTGCATACGGTTTCCCGAAAGAACTGGCGGCGCAGGTCGCGCTCTCGGCGATGCGCGCCCACGAGGCAGCGGTCGACCGGGTCGTCGCATGTCTGTTCGATGAGGAGAGCGCGCGCATTTATCGGGCGCTGGTCGACGGCTAGCGGAGCGAGTCGCGATGCCTGATCGCGCTCGAGCATTGCGACGCGCCGCGCTATTTCGGGAAGATCACCGGGAACACCTCGCGCGTCGTGTAGATGCATCGATCGTTGTGTCCGCACTCGGGCACGATGATGGCCGTTGCGGTCTTGGCGCCGAGGGTTTCGGTGACGTACTTGAAGAACGCTTCACCGCGCGCGCGGCGCGTGGGTCCCTGCGCCATCGCCGACGGCGACGAATCGAAGCCGCCTAATGGGAGGACGTCGACCTGTCCCAACAGATACGTCGTGGTACGCTCGGCCAGCTGCTTCCGGAGCTGCTCGTCGCTCATCTGCGCAGTGTAGCCGTGGCGATCTTCCAGACCGGCCGGCCAGTGGTTGTAGCGCGGCACCCTGGTCGAGTCGAACGGTCCGTAGGCGTACGTCGTATGCACCGTCTCGCCCAACTTGCCTAACGGTTCGCCGAGCGCCGCATCGGGGCTGGCGTCGCCCGTGGGGAGCGGCCGCACGGCCGCCGGCCACGCATAGCTGGACGGGTTTGCCACCACGTACCTGATGCGTACGCCGAGCGTGCCGTCAACCTTGTTGGCCATCTCGTAGCGCGTCGCGAACTGCCCGCCGGCCGAGTGTCCGGCGACCACGATCGTGGCAAGGTTGGGGAACACGTTCTTGTCGGCGAGCGTGCGCAGGATCTCATCCATGAAATCGAACGAGGACAGCGTGGGATTGGAGGGCGACATGCCGCCAGAACGCCACGTATCGCCGCGCTCCGGCCACCGCACCTCGTTGGGCTGCGCCGTGTCGCGCTCGGCAATGAAGTGCGGGGCGACGACGATCGTGTTCCCGAGCGCGCCGTCGAGGAACGCGGCGGCGGTCGCAGTCCGGAAATAATGGTCGGCATTGCGCGCGGCGCCGTGCACCATGATCAGCGCACGCGTGATGGCGGCGTTAGGCGTTCGGAGCGCGTAGGTGGCGTACACCATTGAGCGTGCCGGGCCGGCGCCGTAGATGACCCATTGTTCGCAGGCCGTCGTGGCCGTGGTGCACGGCGCCGCCGGGGAAGCGGGAGGCGCCTGGCGCGCCGCCGGCGCTGCGCCGAGCGCGACGAGGGCGATGAGAGGGATTCGCATCTGGCAAATCGGGAACGGGGAGGATTGTACCTGGAAAAGGCGCCGCGACACGACGCCCGAAGGAGCACGCGTTCGCGATGCCACAAGGTGATGGGATGGTTTGGAGGTCACAAGGCCCGCGTCTCGGCGCGCGGCGCGGCGCGCCTTCCGTTAGCCCTCGATCGTGTAGATCTCCCGCTTGCCGTGGTCGACCAGATCGTGGTAGCCCTTCATGACTTCCTCGAACTGCTTCCGATCGTCGGCCGACATCATCCTCGGCGACATCATCTCCTCGAACGTCTTGAGGTCCGGCACCTCCATCTCGGCGACCACCGTCCAGTATTGCTCGGCGCACATGTCGGTCATGACCTTCATGCGCGGGCCGCCGAGTTTTTCACCGAGCTTCGACATGGCGATGAACTTCTCGACCATCGGCCCCACCTTGCCCGGCTTGCAGTACATGATGTCCCTGATGAGATATATGCTTCCCTCCCGCCCCAGACGTTGACGTAATCGGACTCTCTGTACCTATTTACCACGACGCGGAGATACGTCAACAATGCGCGGCCTGCAGGCACGTCCGGTTCGCGGCGGCAACGAGCGAGCCGGATATGCCAGTACGCGCTGTCCCGACGGGCGCATATCGCGCGGCCGCGAGTCCAACTACGCCCTGGCCTTCGACCATGCGCGCCTCGGTGTTCGTCGGCACCAGCCTCGACGGCTTCATCGCTCGGCCTAACGGAGCGCTGGATTTTTTGGACGCCGGCGGCGCCGAACCGCACGGCTACGCGGAATTCATGGCCGACGTCGACGCGATCGTCATCGGGCGCAACACCTTCGAGACCGTACTCGGGTTTGACCGGTGGCCGTACGACAAGCCGGTGTACGTGCTCAGCAGTCGGCCGCTCCCACGCATCCCCGCGGCGGCGGCGGTCGAGCACTTGTCGGGCGACGCGCGCGACGTCATGACGCAACTCGAAGCGCGCGGCGCGGGCCATATCTATGTGGACGGCGGCGTCACCATCCAGCGATTTCTCGAGGCCGGCCTGATCGATCGTCTCATCGTCACGCGCGTGCCGGTGCTCATCGGCTCGGGCATCCCGCTCTTCGGATCGCTCACACGCGACGTTCTCGTTAGGCATGTGGCGACGCGCCAGTTCGGCGGCGGCCTCGTGCAGAGCGAATACGACGTCGTGCGGTAGCGCTGCCGGCGCACGGGCGCCTAACGGTGGACGCGCAGGGCGGCGCAACCGCCGCCGTGCGCGTTTCGAGCAAAAGGATCAGCAGCCGCCCGTATTGGCCGTCCAATCGCCCGCGTCGCCCTCACCAATATTGGGCGCATCGTACGTTCCGCTGCCGGCGCCAGTGGATGGATCGAGAGTCCCTGAAGCTGTGCCGCCCGTGTATGTCACCGAGAGCGACGTGCCCGACAACGTTCCCTGTAGCTGGCCGGCGACACTGGCGACACCGGTCAGATTGTTCTTCGAGTCGAGCACCAGATTCCACGTGCCGCCGCCGTTTCCCTGGCTGCTGCTGTACGTCCCGCAGAACACCTTCACCGTCGCGGCGTCGGTCGAGACCGTCCAGAGTCCGGTCTTGCCGTTGGGGAACGTGGACGTACCGGAGATCACACCGTTCGCCGCAGAGTAGTCGCCGGCGAGTCCGTATCCGCTGCCGGCAAGTACCAGCTGCGGCTCGGCGCTCGCGTCGTACGTGCCGGTCATCGCGATGACGTCGCCGCCCGGCGTGAGCGTCAGCGTCCCCGTGACCTGTTCGACCGTGCCGGCCTCAGCAACCTGCACGAATGCGAATCGCGACGGCACCTCCGACCGGCTGGTGACCGATGCCGGGAACGTAATGGTCAACACACCGCTCGCTCCGTCGCCCACCAGTGTGCCCTTGAACTCTCCCGTCGGTCCGGTGGACGGTGACGTCGAGCTCGATCCGCCGCACGCGACTGACGCAAGCATGACGGTTGCCGCGAGCCATCGCATGAGCGCCGCTGGCCGGCTTGGGAGAACGTTTGACTGGGCTGTTTGCATTTTGAGCGCTCCTGTTGGAAGGACCAGCGATCGGGCGTCTAGCGATGGGGTCCCATCTTCGAGCGCTCCCGTGACCAAGCCGTCACCTGGGCCATCACTCGGCGCGTGACGGGACAGGTACGGTCGCCGGCGGACCGACGCGCGGACATTCTCGCGCCCTCCCCCTTGT from Gemmatimonadaceae bacterium includes the following:
- a CDS encoding macro domain-containing protein, with the protein product MIEVVVADITTMPTDAIVNAANSGLAGGGGVDGAIHRRAGPALARAATTLGPCPAGHAVITPGFGLLARYVIHAVGPVWHGGHRDEAAVLARAYERSFALARAQQDIRSIAFPAISTGAYGFPKELAAQVALSAMRAHEAAVDRVVACLFDEESARIYRALVDG
- a CDS encoding phenylalanine 4-monooxygenase, translating into MQQADTGSAAAPHDASEDADLPAFIEQDYARYDRESHAVWQILYERRMMTLRDTGSEVFLNGIERIGLASDRVPDLVDVNRRLGARTGWRAVGVAGFIPAAQFFRCLAQRRFPTTLSVRPRSQLDYLPEPDIFHDVFGHVPLHAEPIFADFLQRFGELGAAARNEQETEALARLFWFTVEFGLIEEGEGPHVYGSGLISSHGDAANALGPSCERRPFSLDAVIAQPFEIDHFQPVLFVVPSFDSLYRAVEELGARFAS
- a CDS encoding alpha/beta fold hydrolase, whose translation is MRIPLIALVALGAAPAARQAPPASPAAPCTTATTACEQWVIYGAGPARSMVYATYALRTPNAAITRALIMVHGAARNADHYFRTATAAAFLDGALGNTIVVAPHFIAERDTAQPNEVRWPERGDTWRSGGMSPSNPTLSSFDFMDEILRTLADKNVFPNLATIVVAGHSAGGQFATRYEMANKVDGTLGVRIRYVVANPSSYAWPAAVRPLPTGDASPDAALGEPLGKLGETVHTTYAYGPFDSTRVPRYNHWPAGLEDRHGYTAQMSDEQLRKQLAERTTTYLLGQVDVLPLGGFDSSPSAMAQGPTRRARGEAFFKYVTETLGAKTATAIIVPECGHNDRCIYTTREVFPVIFPK
- a CDS encoding dihydrofolate reductase family protein, with protein sequence MRASVFVGTSLDGFIARPNGALDFLDAGGAEPHGYAEFMADVDAIVIGRNTFETVLGFDRWPYDKPVYVLSSRPLPRIPAAAAVEHLSGDARDVMTQLEARGAGHIYVDGGVTIQRFLEAGLIDRLIVTRVPVLIGSGIPLFGSLTRDVLVRHVATRQFGGGLVQSEYDVVR
- a CDS encoding pyridoxamine 5'-phosphate oxidase family protein, giving the protein MTTPELLAFMQGNKLAVQASVSATSAAQAAVVGIAVTDALEVVFDTLDSTRKVANLRTNPRLAFVIGGAVPGDERTVQYEGVADEPTGPECERIRAAYFSAWPDGRSRANWPGLIYVRVRPTWIRYSDFNQNPPLVVEFDARQLSPAVSAIR